Sequence from the Amaranthus tricolor cultivar Red isolate AtriRed21 chromosome 1, ASM2621246v1, whole genome shotgun sequence genome:
ATCTGTGTTGTATATTAGACAATTCAATATTTACAAGAAACATATAATTATGTAATGAGTTAGTTAGTTTGTATGtctttaattcaaaattaaggTTCATACTGGACTTTTATTCTTTAGTATTATATACTTTACATAACCCGAGCTACAGCCTAGCCAGACTCGGGTCTAGATCCCCTTATGCAGAAGATGGGGTGTAGTTCATTAGTTCATgtctataatttgaaattaaggTGCATAAGTATAGTTATACCTTTGTTCATCGTTGAAATTCAAGGCGTTTCCAGGAGGTTGCCTATAGTTAGGAAAGGGGACTCGTCCTGCTTCAATTCGATTGAGATCTTCGAGTAAGATCTCATAGTGTCTCTTGACATCCTCTGCTGATTTCCCATCCACAAGCCTAGCAACATTCTGCCAACGATCTTTGGTTTCTTTGTCATACAACGCCAGTGCCCTTTCAAATTGCTTATTCTGTTTTGCTGTCCATGATGAAGTACTTATGTTCCTGCTTGAGCTAATAGAGTTTGATGCCATTGAATAGATTTGTATGATTAGGTTGCTTTAGACTAAACTTGAAAGAAGATTGAAGAAAGAACTTGGCAGGAGGCTCAGGTGGGTTATTAAGAGAAGTGGCAAGGAGCTTGTGgcttttagtttgttttgtgGAATTTGTCTGAAATGAGGACTACTTATAAGGAGGTAGAAAAGAGGTGTAAGGCAGAGATAGAAAGAGAAGAAAGCCAGTTGGCGAATCTAGTTATCAGCCATAAAGGTGAGAAAATGAGTGACTCGCTTCATTTGGAACCACAGGATCAAAATTCTGTTGGAGAACTCAACATAAGGAATCTAAACCAGGAAAAAAGGTTATAGGGGATCTCTTCTAATTTGGTCTATAGATTATGATTTTTCTGCTAAAAACTTTTTTCAGGGGAAAATCGTTGAGTTTTGTTTACTTATTTTAAGGTTGAATTCCTTGCGGGCACACAGGTTAAAGCAAATTGATTTTTTACATGGTGACAATTGAATGCCTGTTACATACTTACAgtgtgaaaaaaaaacttaattttaaccatttaggCAATTCATAAgtctctaatttttttatttactattcAAAATTTTAcaccattatttatttatttatttatttatttatgtgatTACATATGATTTTCGTAATTTAAGATCAATCGGAAAACAAATAGTTTTGTTTTAATGTAAAGTTTCATTAATCTACCCATTAAATCTTGTTTAGGCGATAGTCACTCAccattatgataattaaatgtTGTTGGCTTGGCTTTAGAGATTTTGCTAATGTTCTTGTGCAACTAGGATTTATCGTTGGTTGAGGTGGGGAAGTGGTTTAAGAGGGTACTATCCCATGCCCTAAGTGGGTCTCTGATGGACCCAAAAAGGAATAATGGTTTGTCTTCTCTAATTTTCTTTCTCTTAAAGAAAATATTCTTCATATTTACTTCACTTAATCAAGTACTTTACATTATATTCTGGATATCTTCGAACAGAATTCCTGTGTATTTACATTAGTTTGTTATACATTTGTTTTCGGTTGAGAGGAGCACTTGCCAGATAGAAATTATTAATGAGTATACtgattatatatatttgagcAGTGATAAcataaacattttacaaattacatatacatattactCGTTTAATcccttaaaattataatatttcaatttatttatataacttcttgtagaattttatttatattataaataattaactttcttttgttcatttcaaaaaaaaaaaaaaactttctttTGTTTGGTCTA
This genomic interval carries:
- the LOC130828919 gene encoding protein RADIALIS-like 4, with product MASNSISSSRNISTSSWTAKQNKQFERALALYDKETKDRWQNVARLVDGKSAEDVKRHYEILLEDLNRIEAGRVPFPNYRQPPGNALNFNDEQRQLRYLRLQ